The window TTCGATCTTCAATCATTGCAGCAATTTCTATTCGTGTGCAAGAACCAGTTTTCGAATCTCAAACCAAAACCAAATTGGGTTCGCAGAACATGGGTCCGGAAGGTCCGTCGGTTCGAACTTTCATCATGGATTTTGTGAAGAAAGAGCTGGATGATTATTTGCATAAACACAGCGATGTTGCGGATGCGCTTTTGAAGCGAATCATTCAATCGGAGCGGGAACGAAAAGACATCGCCGGAATTAAAAAATTAGCAAATGATCGTGCTAAAAAAGCTTCCTTGCACAACAAAAAACTTCGTGATTGTAAGGTTCATTTTAATACGACACATGAAAAAAGATATGAATCTACATTGTTTATTACGGAAGGAGATTCTGCTTCAGGTTCGATTACAAAATCTCGTGATGTAGATTGTCAGGCCGTATTTAGCTTAAAAGGTAAACCACTTAATTGTTATGAGTTAACCAAAAAAGTGGTTTATGAAAACGAAGAATTTAATCTGTTACAACACGCTTTAAATATTGAAGATGGTTTAGATGGATTGCATTACAACAATATCGTTATCGCTACAGATGCTGATGTTGATGGCATGCATATCCGTTTGTTAATGATGACGTTCTTTCTTCAGTTTTTTCCTGATTTGGTTAAAGCTGGTCATGTTTATATTTTGCAAACGCCGCTTTTTAGGGTTCGAAATAAAAAAGAGACTATTTATTGTTATAGTGATGAGGAGCGAAGAGGTGCTATTGAAAAATTAGGTAATAAGCCTGAGATTACTCGTTTTAAAGGTCTAGGTGAGATTTCTCCTGATGAGTTTGGGTTATTTATTGGAAAAGATATCAGGCTTGATCCAGTTATTTTAAAAGATCAAACGATTAAAAGTTTGTTGGAATATTACATGGGAAAAAATACGCCAGATAGACAGCAGCATATCATCAGAAACCTTCGTGTTGAAAAAGATGAGATAGGAGCAGAGCCTAAAATTATTGAAGATGTTGCTTAAATAGGATTAATTTCTAATCTACTTTTGGTGCATTAATGGTTTCTTCAGGATGTTGAGGAGGTAAAACACTTACTTTTTTCTCGACAATGGTTATTTGCGTATGAACGGCATATTTACTTGGCGCAATTCCCTCATCATATTTTTCTGCGTAAGCTTGGGTAAATTCTGCACCAAAATAAAGGATAATTGACGTGTAATAAATCCAAAGCAAAATTACAATGATTGAACTTGCTGCCCCGAATGCAGAACCTGGATTACCTTTTTCGATATAAATGCCAATTAGATATTTACCTAAACTGAAAAGTAAAGCGGTAAATAAGGCACCGATTATAGCGGATTTCCATTTGATTATTACATCTGGCAGTACCTTAAAAATCACTGTAAAAACGGCAGTTACAGCGGCCAAAGTGATTACATTATTTAAGATATAAATAATTAAAGCCATTGTATCATCAGCAACTGGAATTACTTCATCTATATTGCTTTTAGAAATTAATGACGCTAATTTTGTTCCTAACCCAACGACTATACTGTTAATTACGAGTGAAACCAGCAGTAAAAATCCCATGGATACGATAAGCGAAAAGGACAATAGTCTGTTGGTAAGCATCTTTATCCAGCCCTTTTTTGGTACGGCTTTCACCTTCCAAATCAAGTTAATACTATCTTGGATTTCAATAAATATAGCTGTTGAACCCACAATCAAAGTTCCTATACCTATTATTAAACCAATTGTAGATTGGCCACTTTTATTTGCATGTTCTACAAAACCTTGAATTTGTGTTGCTGCATCTTTTCCAACCATTTCAGTTACCTGCACAAAAAACTTATCTCTGGTTGATGTATTCATCTTATCACCAAAAAATAATGTTGCCGCAGAGAGAACAATAATAATTAATGGTGTCAAAGAAAATATGGTATAATAGGCAAGTGCAGCACTTAATTTAGTAACCCTATCTTCTGCAAAGCCTTTTCCAGCAGCTATGAAAAGATGATATAAGGCTATAAAGAAATGCTTAATTTTTTTTATAAACTTCATGTATTAAAATGGATAGCCAATGCCAATGTTAAAGATTAAATTTTGCTTTCTCCAATCTTTGTTGCCAAAAGAGATATCGTCGAAAACCCAACGTTGGCCTTCTGGTAAGTAAGGTTTACGGACTGGAAACGCAACATCTAAACGAATTACGAAGATTGTTGCATCAACCCTTAAACCTGCACCTGTACCAACAGCAAGCTGGTTAAAAGCTTCACTAAGTTTAAATCCAGAGCCCGGTCTTCCACTATTTGCAACTCCTGGAATTCCAGTATCTTCTTTTCTAAGCCAAATATTTCCAGCATCCGCGAAAATGGCTCCATAAAGCACACTTACAATTTTGAATCTTAATTCTGTGTTCAGCATTAGTTTTATATCACCACCTTGATCTGCAAACACTGCAGTATCTGGAACTTTATATGTTCCCGGACCTAATGTTCTAGCTGCAAATGCCCTGATGTCATTACTTCCGCCAGCAAAGAATTGCCTAACAAATGGGAGTGAAGTACTGTTACCGTAAGCATAACCATAACCTAAATTTAATCGGTTTGCCCAAATAAGATTTCTATTGATTTTATAATAATCACGTAAATCAGCCTCTGCTCTAATAAATTGAGTTAGTGGAACATTAAAAATTGCCTTTTGACCCAATGAATTCGTAGGCGCAAATAAACCCCAAACGTTACCACCTGTTTCTAATCCACCGAAAAAATAAGTATTGTTCCGGCGATTATCTTCCATTTGATTGGTATAAGTGAAATTGTAATTACTACCAATAATAAATTGTTTTTCTAACGTAGTTCTTAAAAGCGGATTAGCTGCATATAAGCTATCTCTAATAAAATCACTAGGAAAACCTGGCTTAACGAAATTTATAGAAATGGGATTAAAATTATGTTCTTTATATAAATTCTCTTTAAAATTATAACCAAATTCTCCTTTAAAAGCGCTTAAACTATATTCAGAACCTCTACTTAAAAACTGATAAGAAAGTGATGCGATTGTTTTAGGAATGAACGCATTGGTACTATTTGGTTTATAGAAAGGAACTATAAAACGAGGGAAAGTTAACTTTCCTTCTGCCGTAAACGACAATGAATTTTTTCCTTGTGAGGTACCTTTTACCTGAGTTTCGAAACCGCCACTTACGCTTACATCTAACTGCTCTGCACCTCTAAATAAATTTCTGGTGGTTTGCGTAACCTTTACTTCAGAACCTACAAAATTGTTCGATTTACTGGTTCCAGTAACAGAAAAACTTAAAGAGTTTTTCTTAAGCGGTGTTAAGTAAATATTTAAATCTAATTCGTTGTTTTTGAAACTATCAACTGGCAAAAATTCAGCCCTTACATCTTGGAAAGCGCCGATATTAACCATCCTATTTAAAGATTGATTATGGTCTCTTCTATTATAAGTTTCACCCTTTTTGAAAAACACTAAACGATCAAAAAGCCTCGGTTTAAAGGTGTTTCTATCATCGTAGATATTGAAATCATTATATTCTAAAGGCTTTAACTTTCTTAGCGTACTATCTCTTCGCAATGAATAGGCCGGATAAATATTAATATCTTTTATGCTATAAGGCTTTAATCCAGCATCTGGAGCAATATCTTTAACTTTTATAGTTACGTTTACCAAATCTTTCCCTATGGTACTATCCACTTGCAAAATCAAATAATCCGGACTAAAATAAAAATAACCATTTTCCTTTAGGTCGTTATCTATTCTTATGCGCTCGTTTTTATAAGTGTCTAAATCATAAAAATTACCAACTTTTAAAAGTGATTTATCTTTATTTTGATTGATAATTTTAGTTAATACACCCGTATCAGCAGGAAAAGTTACTTGATTAATTTTATATCGTTCGCCCGTATTTGCGGTATAAATTGCCTTTCCTTTTTTCTCTTTAACAACGGTATCGCCAGTTACTACAGCTTGCAAGTATCCTTCAGAAAGTAAATAACTTTTTAAAACGTCGTTGTTATATTTCAATTTTACCTCACTCAAAAGTACAGGCGGCTCACCTTGTTTTCTTAACCAGTTTTTTATTCCTTTTGGTTTTTTAGGTTCGCCTGCAAGGTTGTAAATAGCCAATTTGTATTTTATTCCTAGAATTGATTTATTAGGGCGAGGTCTGGTTTTGGTTTCTAAATCTTTTTTAACCTGCTTTTCATCATCTATTTTTGCTGAAGTATCAGGATTGATTTTCACCTCAGCGCCAGTATATAAAATTTGACCTGGTTTTAAAGATTTTGTACTACTGCAACCTGCATAAACTAAACAGGCCAATAAAAATAAAAGCGGTCTAGTTAGTTTTCTCATTTTGTACTTTTTGTTCAATGTTTCTTGTTCTTCTAATTCGTTTCTTCTGGAAAATTTCTCTAAATCTATTATAATCAACAACTAAAGTAAAACCTAAACCTGTTTCTATAATCTGACCTTCAACAACGCCTTCATTTTGATTTCGTCTATAAGCCCTCAATCGATAACGCCCATCGGCAGAAAGTGCATATTCGACGTTTACATTACCTGCAATGTTCGTGGCATTCTGTCCAGGAGCTTGTGGGCCTTCCAATCCGAAAGAACTACCAACCGTAACGGTTAAACGATCATTTAAAAGTTTTTTAGATAAGCCAACTTCTAAATCGGTTTTTTGTTGAAGTGAACCGCTTGAATAGTCTTCAGAAGAGTTTACACCGAAATTAATATCAACACCCTGAATTAAATCAGACGCCAAATTATTTAATTGCTCTGTCAACAACTTACTAACGCTAGAACGTGCAAGCGTCGAAACACCACCTCCGCCACCAGCTAAACTTTGGAAAGGATTGTTTGCGATGAAACGATTTAAAGCAAGCAATGCGAAAACTTGTTTATTTAATTCACTCTCATCACGATTTACATTCAATAATTTAGTGTAAACAATTCCATCTAAAGCGCCTCTTTCATTTTCAGGTAGGTCCAGTTTGAAAGATATAATGGGTTTAAGCAGTTCGCCTTTCATCATTAAATAAACCTGGAAAGGCAATTTCGTTTTAGCTTGAATATTTGATGGATCATTAATCAAATCAATCGGAGCAGCATTAACTTCATACAATGCAGTTAAATTTACATTAGCTGATGTGGGCTCGCCTGTCCAAACTATTGTACTTCCCTTTACTAATTTAAAGGCCTTTTTACCCAATGGACCAACTGATAAATTATACGAACCATCTACTATTTCGTAACGACCAGTTAAACTTATTTTGCCACTCGGATCCATCGTTGCATTTAAATCCGCAGTTCCTTTAACGTTCAAGGCATCACCATTTGATGGATCTACAACAACATTAAGTTCAGCTTCTGGATCAATGGAAATCGCTGCAACAAGATTTAATCCTTTAACTGGAGATTTACTAATACTATCAACTTTTAGTGCCTTTTGACCATTAAAAGGTGGTGCATCAGCATCGATAAACTGTACAATCCCTTCCTGATCAATAATCGATGGATCGCCCACAGGCAAAGCAAAGAAGAACTTTGTTCCTTTATTGACCTTAACGGTCATGTTAACATCTGGCTGGTTTAAATCACCACGAACTTTAATATTACTGGTTAAAAAAACCGTTCCGTAAATCATATCATTGTCTGCTGCGGTAGAATGAATTGCCCTAAAGTTGTTCATGTTAATGTCCAATCCGAAACGATAATTTTTGAAATCAGTGGTTAAAACTTTACCGTTGATGGTCGCTTTTTGATTCAAAGAATCAATAATAGTGAAGTTATTGAAACTTATACCTTCATTGGTAAACGAAATTTTCTCATTTGGCATGCGGAAATATGAATTAACATAAGCCACGTTTATACCTGCATTGTTAAAAGTTAAATCGCCTAAAATTTTAGGTGCGGTTAAAGCGCCCTTAA is drawn from Pedobacter mucosus and contains these coding sequences:
- a CDS encoding DNA topoisomerase IV subunit B, translating into MAEVVYNDDSIRSLDWKEHIRLRPGMYIGKLGDGSAHDDGIYVLLKEIVDNSIDEFVMGSGKTIEITVSEQKVNIRDYGRGIPLGKVIDCVSKINTGGKYDSNAFQKSVGLNGVGTKAVNALSTNFMVQSYRDGKTKKVEFSKGEIVSDQQIIDTTQRNGTSITFYPDETIFRNYHYIPDFVESMVWNYVFLNTGLTVNFNNQKYFSERGLYDLLSKFNKPEEIRYPIIHLIGNDIEIAMTHGQQYGEDYHSFVNGQHTTQGGTHQAAFREAVVKTVREFYKKEFDASDVRSSIIAAISIRVQEPVFESQTKTKLGSQNMGPEGPSVRTFIMDFVKKELDDYLHKHSDVADALLKRIIQSERERKDIAGIKKLANDRAKKASLHNKKLRDCKVHFNTTHEKRYESTLFITEGDSASGSITKSRDVDCQAVFSLKGKPLNCYELTKKVVYENEEFNLLQHALNIEDGLDGLHYNNIVIATDADVDGMHIRLLMMTFFLQFFPDLVKAGHVYILQTPLFRVRNKKETIYCYSDEERRGAIEKLGNKPEITRFKGLGEISPDEFGLFIGKDIRLDPVILKDQTIKSLLEYYMGKNTPDRQQHIIRNLRVEKDEIGAEPKIIEDVA
- a CDS encoding YihY/virulence factor BrkB family protein, translated to MKFIKKIKHFFIALYHLFIAAGKGFAEDRVTKLSAALAYYTIFSLTPLIIIVLSAATLFFGDKMNTSTRDKFFVQVTEMVGKDAATQIQGFVEHANKSGQSTIGLIIGIGTLIVGSTAIFIEIQDSINLIWKVKAVPKKGWIKMLTNRLLSFSLIVSMGFLLLVSLVINSIVVGLGTKLASLISKSNIDEVIPVADDTMALIIYILNNVITLAAVTAVFTVIFKVLPDVIIKWKSAIIGALFTALLFSLGKYLIGIYIEKGNPGSAFGAASSIIVILLWIYYTSIILYFGAEFTQAYAEKYDEGIAPSKYAVHTQITIVEKKVSVLPPQHPEETINAPKVD
- a CDS encoding BamA/TamA family outer membrane protein, giving the protein MRKLTRPLLFLLACLVYAGCSSTKSLKPGQILYTGAEVKINPDTSAKIDDEKQVKKDLETKTRPRPNKSILGIKYKLAIYNLAGEPKKPKGIKNWLRKQGEPPVLLSEVKLKYNNDVLKSYLLSEGYLQAVVTGDTVVKEKKGKAIYTANTGERYKINQVTFPADTGVLTKIINQNKDKSLLKVGNFYDLDTYKNERIRIDNDLKENGYFYFSPDYLILQVDSTIGKDLVNVTIKVKDIAPDAGLKPYSIKDINIYPAYSLRRDSTLRKLKPLEYNDFNIYDDRNTFKPRLFDRLVFFKKGETYNRRDHNQSLNRMVNIGAFQDVRAEFLPVDSFKNNELDLNIYLTPLKKNSLSFSVTGTSKSNNFVGSEVKVTQTTRNLFRGAEQLDVSVSGGFETQVKGTSQGKNSLSFTAEGKLTFPRFIVPFYKPNSTNAFIPKTIASLSYQFLSRGSEYSLSAFKGEFGYNFKENLYKEHNFNPISINFVKPGFPSDFIRDSLYAANPLLRTTLEKQFIIGSNYNFTYTNQMEDNRRNNTYFFGGLETGGNVWGLFAPTNSLGQKAIFNVPLTQFIRAEADLRDYYKINRNLIWANRLNLGYGYAYGNSTSLPFVRQFFAGGSNDIRAFAARTLGPGTYKVPDTAVFADQGGDIKLMLNTELRFKIVSVLYGAIFADAGNIWLRKEDTGIPGVANSGRPGSGFKLSEAFNQLAVGTGAGLRVDATIFVIRLDVAFPVRKPYLPEGQRWVFDDISFGNKDWRKQNLIFNIGIGYPF